The DNA window TTTTAATAAAAACCGAGTCTTAAAGTCCTTGTAATAGATCTTTGCTTCATTTCAGTGTAATTCCTTCGCATCAGCTGGATGTGACATTACTTTCCTCTAATGCTGAAAGGTGAAATTATGGAGTGCTAAAGCTGCCTGTGGCAGAAGAGCCCGCTGTCCAGCCTCTGGGCTCTTGCTGGCTGCAGTCTGGATTCTGGTGCCATGATCCTGGACTGGAAGAGACCGGCACTCTGTCACAATAAAAATCACTGGAAACTGCCAGAATGTAGAAAACTTCATCAGAGCTTCATCGGTCTAGAGAGGAGTTGCATGCGTCTTACCTGTGATATTTCACTAGATTCATCTTAAAAGTTCCATCTTCACCCCATTACCACAATGTGACTGCACAGCAGTGTAGAAGTAGTAAGAACAATAGGAAGGAATGATTTGGCTCATTTCAGGTTCGCTTAAGAGTTTTCTTCacacatcctgctgctggtttTAGCAATAGAGGGGAATAATAGTGCAGAGTTCAGAATTACTATTTGGGTTGGAGTCATATAGTACGTGTTTAAAAAGTTTGACTTTTCTGGTCCTGAGGCTCCAGTACAAAGCAGGTTTTGTACAACAGGTCTCTCCCACTCCTTAACAGCTCTTCACATGAGGGGATTGACTCAATTGATCCAAACTGGATCCCTAATCAGATTGATTTACTCATTTACCACAGCCTTCTGCAGCTGACATAGAAATAGGTTTTTATGGAAGACTTTCCCTAGAGAGAtggggaatatatatatatactgtacaggaatGCCAGGAGAAACTGAGAGGGTAGACGGCTGCTTTCCTGCCCAGTTTTTCGGAGCACCTACACAAAGAAACACTAGCACAGATCTCGTCTTTTCAAATCACGAAAACAAGTTACAACCATTAGGTAACTGTACGCGTAGTATGGTGTGCTCTGTAGTATATTGAGAAACTGCTCATTGAGTCCAGATCAATTCTACAGTTTCAGGAAAGCACAGGTTAACAGCAGTACGATGGGACAGGACACATGGCATCAGGGGAGAATGGCTGGCACGTTTCAACATGTTCTGCTTAAAAGACCTAACATGTTCATCCCAAGAGTTTGCAAATTCAAAAGCTGTAGAAAACAGTATTTCAAACTGTTCAACAAACCAACCAAGAGGGAGGAAAAAAGTTATTTCACTACTACAACAGCAAAAGGGACCCAAGGCGATGATGGTAAATTTCTGGGGGATGAAAGGGAAAAGGAATTAGTGAATGAGTATCTCACTCAGGTGCTCACCTGGGGAGATGTAGACAGCAGAAGGGGATTCTTTAACAGTATTGGTGACTACAGGCTCACCTTTATGGAAATAATATAGTAGGAAATACcctggatttagaaaaggtaggtcTTGCCAAGTTAAGAGTCCTCTGAACAAGCAACAATGTTTATGGACACCCAGAGCACTGGGTGATATGGTGTACTTAGATTTTCAAAGGCTTTTGATACATTTCCTTctaaaagattaattcctaaATTACAGGTGGAAGGTTCTTGGAGAAATGTGGGCAGTTAGACAGAACTGGTTAATAGGAAAAACTATAGAGAAGTAAATGTTCAAATTAGATTGACTTAATTAGATATCTGTACTAGGACAGCTGTTCTTCCTGAATTAGATCAATTATCTAGATTCAACACGTTTGCAGATTATACCATATTAGCTCAATTAGCAAACACCACAGAAGCCGTGAGAAGCcaatgaaattcaaaaatgtttagataattttcaagactgggcaaacacagGCAGGTGACATTTAATGTAGCCTAGTGCCGAGTATTGCATGCAGGTAATAAAACCGAACTGtgaatacaaaatgggaaacagaaGAGACTACTTGTGATTTCTGGTGACACTGTAAATCAGTACTGTATTAAGCAATGGTATTGTACTTGAACTTCAGTTGAAATTGAAAAACtttggggtgatatttgattcaggcttgacattcgacccacatgtgcaacatagtcaaaacatctttcatctaaaaaatatcgctagactacgtcCTATGTTATTGCTGACTGTGGCTAAAAAGCCGATTAACACATTTGTCAAGGACCAAGAACCACTGTACTAACAGATATCAGTATTAATAAGCACAGTAAAGCTCCAGGACAGATATCCACCAAATTGTGGAGCTACAATTTGAAAGGATttatcaataaaaacaaaaagcatgatATGAGGACTCCACACACTTGATTCAGTTAAGCTGGAATTAGGAGCAGAGGACCCTACAGCCCTAGCCTGGTGTCATCGCCCGCACGACCAGGAGCGCCGCCGGCCGGTCAGCCTGACCACACGGTCATCGCCCGCACGACCAGGAGCGCCGCCGGCCGGTCAGCCTGACCACACGGTCATCTGACCAGGAGCACTGCCGGCCGGTCAGCCAGACCGCAAGGAAATGACTCTTTCATTCTTCCAtggtctctccctgctggaaaCAGCAGCAGCCCAGTGTCTGAAGCTGAGGACCCTCCGAGTGTTGCTGTGCTCTAGAAAGCAGAGGCTGAAGTCTACATGGCAATATTACTCTACTCAGTACAAGTTgatctttaaaacaaatctgcttGCAAATGCAGGATCATTCCTTACACAGCTCAGGTTTTCAAGGGCTGCGCAACTGAGCTGCTCAGGGAATAGAGGTATTTGCACCAACAGTAGGTCAAGGGCTCAGTTTGCTTTCCGTGAGCCTCAGTAGGATCTAGGAGCCAAACATCAGAAGGTAAAACCTGGGTCTCCAAGCCGCTGCCCCACAGTCAAACAAGCTCCACCCACCCCTCATCACACAACAAACAAACAGCCTCACTGGTAGTTTCCCAGAGGGAAAGAAAATGGCATAAACTGGGTACTGAGCACTGTCTCTTGTAAACAGCAGATGGGCAGACGATGCAATTCAATCCGTGCTTGTCCATAGGTGCCAGGAATCTCAGAAACTACTAACCCTTGGTGCATAGCTCACAAAATTAATTAACAGAGGTTGTGCACTAGCCTGCACCTGTTATACATTGAGTCTCTTACTCTGGAAATCAAGAGAAAGTATTTCAGATGCTGAAGTATTCACTCCTGGTCCCCAAAAGATCACACTGTTTCCAACTAAATCAGGCTGTGGCAACAAAACGACCCGTTGTTCACTGGAGCGCAGGACTGCCTACATCAGGGCCGCTCACAAAATACTCCACGAAGTCAGATTTCTGCTCAACAGTTTAAATGGCAAGTGAATGTAAAACGCAAGAACAGGAGGcccgtctttacacaaagggttgcaggagtgtggaacaaactgCCTGTCCATGTTGTTGAACCTGATGCCCTGGCTTCTCACAGGAAACAGCTgcatgagatcctgggatcaattaattACTATTAATAACACAGGCATGAAGAGAGCACCTGACCCTTTCTGCTTGTGACCTTTGATAAGCTTGTGTGATCCGCTGAGAACTATATTAAATTTATCATTAGATATGCTTTCAATGAGCTCCAGAAATTGCCTTGCCTGCACGTGTAACCTTCTAAACTAATCATTAAAAGACAGAAACTGCCTTGAGTAGCTAAAGTCATAAAACTGAAATGGGGAAAGCTCTTCACTAGATTGCTCACACCTCCTGCCAGGGCTGCAGTTGGCTGAGGCTGACACAGATCGCTACACCAGCCTCAGCTCTGCTCATCTCGGCACAGAAGATAAACGTGAAGGACCTCACTGTACGATTTAGGATTTCATGACCCATGATTTTTAGCACtcataaatttaatattaataaactagttgataaaaacaacaatggtGCATTTTCTATAAAACATACTTGCATTTTGAAATCTTAAATATCAcaatttgtaattacaaaataaacttcTGACGTAACACTTGAATTATAGATTTTGATCCGTCACTAATGACTTAATTTCATTATTGTTGACACGGTATGATTCTGATTTTTTAAGGCCAGTTCCGAAATCACCAATAATCCCAGCAGAACAGGTCTTATTTCACATCCCCTCTGGGCTCTCCCGTCCCGGGTTGGTCAGTGGAGCCCCAGGGTGCTCCTGAGGTGCTCTAGCACCCCGTTCCCCTGACAGCACAGAAGCCTGGCAGTCAGCACTACTGCGCCAGCACCCAGGGTTCAGCTCCATCTTGTGGTGCaggtctgggtggagtttgcatgttctccatgGACCGTCCAGTGTCCTCCCACCTTCCCAATTTTAATCTGtccctctccagtgtcttcctTCTGAGGTGGGGGCTGTATCCAGTGCCACCAGTATGGACCGCGCACGGCGGGTCCTCTTGATGTTCTGGAATGGAAGTGTTCTTCCACAGGGGGCTGTGGGCTCGAGCTCCCTCTGCCGGCACTCTGCTGTGTCTTGGAGACACATGCATCAGGGCTGCACCCAGGCCTAAGATGAACCAGCATCCTGACAGGCACGGGTACGAGCTCTCGCCGGTGTGGAAGGGTAAGGCATTGAATCCGTCTCGGTACAGCCCGGCTGGACTCTCACACGCTCGGGCCAGGAGAAAAGAAAGCGAACAAAGTGGTTTACATGATAAACTACAATCGTGATCCCGAACtggtaaaaaatatatttatgtatacAGAATATGTACAAAaaccaaatataaaaaaataagtaggaAAACTATTAGATTTACAACGTGCGTTTTCTCCCGTGCAGGCTCAGGTCTCTGTCTTTGTCTTCTCAGAACAAGCGCTacaagagaacaagaatatcCGTTAGTGCCTGTTTTCCATTATTCCTCTCCCAAGAACAGATTGGTAAACGTATAACTGTCCAGAACTAGTCCTGCACACATCTAGCTGCTtcatattatattttctttttacaaatacagagaatcacaaaatagaaagctttacatttatatatatatttaaaacattatatatGAACACATCTCATTAAGTTTAGACaaggtaacagttacatagcaacaatttatcTTGTGCAGATGCATTTTTTCCCCAGAGTCATTTTTCATCATTCATATTATATACTGGATCTAGTGCATATGCACACCTAACAGCTCTGTGTGTTAATAAAAGGGTATGATGTAGTTCAGGTgtggagctgcgtcagcatgcgtagtctccaaaggaacaactaataggtttattccatgctaaaaagagaagagagaaaacacaacttcttcacacccgaagaaggcttcacagccgaaacgttttgttttctttcctcttttcagcatggaataaacctatgacttgttcctttacagctgGATAATTAACAGCAGGTTTGGCCATCATGTCCAATCACTGCAAGTGTATCAGTAACGTCTGTGCTGAGATCAGAACTGCTGTCAAGAGGGCAGGAACTCGAAGACATCTCAGTGACATTTACCACAATCCCCGCAGTGCCCTGCAGCTGCAACATTTCTGACCAGACTTTGTTAAACAGTTCAGTTTGGCtctcatatgcacaagtgcaacaaaatgtttttttgcatgTGTGCTCCAATAAAATGATGCAGCTTTGCGTGCAGGTTTGATGCGATCAGTACTAGTGCAACAAAAATCACCCTCAAGTTCAGCCGTTTTAAAGACTTGGACAAatgcaaacagttttcaaaatcctcatttgcataattaaaaaaaagtgattaccactttttcacaaaaTATCAATTAAAAAGATTCTAACACCTTTAGCCAACTGTTCAGAAACAGCTCTGAGCATAGGAGAATGGataaacactttttaaacaAGATGGCAAAGTTTAGCACTTATAAAGAATATATAACTGCACTTTCAGATAATCACCTTCAATGCATGTGCCTGTAGTATTGCTCCTCAATGAGCAGAGTGGTTTTAAGGGAGAACAAATGAATCTGCTGTTTGAACACCTGCTCCAGTACAacagagcacagcagcacaGTTCAATACACCGGCTACAGCAGCTGTTCTCCCATGGTCCACCAGTTTATAGCTTGGGCCTGGTTTGCTCATCCAACATTAACCTGCTGAAACACAAGAATCAGACTAACCTGTCTGGCATCATCAGTCCATGTTTCTCACAGGTCTCAGGTTGTGGCACTTTCTGTTTATATGTATCTGCAAATATAGAAACATATTTCTTGAGAGGCGGTCAAAGTGAGGAAGTGACCTGGTTCTCCATGTGCCGTTTCAGTAGTTCTGATCACAGGGGCCAAGGCGACGCTGTGGAATTTGATCCGTGTGTGTAAAAAGGTGTAGCCGCGCCCGTCCCGACCCCCCTGCGCTCCTGTGAGGGGGCGAGCCCGCCCCCAAGGAGCAGTGGCAGCAGCACCCCTTCGGGGGGTGACCACGGGTATCGACTGAGCCCCGAGACCGACCCGTGCAGAGCGCGAGCCCTACCTTGCAGCCAGCGGATCTGCGTGGCCGGGCCGTAGCCCTGCTCGTTCTTGGCGGCGATGCGGAAGACCACGGCGGGCCGGGAGGTGCAGTCGATGTGCGCGTTGCTCAGGTGCGAGGAGGACACGGTGCAGAAGGTCTTGGTGCCGCGGTAGATCCTGATGAAGGCCAGCGGGCCGGGGCTGCTGGCGCGGGACTTCCGCACCGCCAGGTACATGGAGTACTCCAGGATCCGACCGGACGGAGAGCTGGGCGGCTCCCAGGTGATGTGAACGGAATCTGCAGCCTGGGGGGGGGCAGCAAGGCACGGAGTGGTGTGACACCCCCAGAGCACCTTCGGGTCTCAACCCCCGACCGACACTAAAACCACAGGCTGGGAAACGAATGCTCTTGGAATGGGCACGACCACACATTCTCAAAGCCCTGTATTATTATAACTAGGTACATCTGAAAACAATGAACTTCACCCTTAAAGTTAAAAAGAATCGATCCAGGAGACAACAGCAAAATCAACAATGATGCCAAGACCCAGAGCAAGGAGCTCCGGGAGCCTACAGCACGGAAACAGGCGGCGCTGCTCTGCGCAgcgagtggcgggggtgtggaacaagtgCCCCACTGCTGCTCGGAGACGCACCTTTGTGATCTTGACGGAGGAGGGGGCCCCAGGGAAGCCCGGCTGGCAGGTCTTGTATTCGCTGACAGGACTGTACCCCCCCTGGCCACAGCTGTTGATCCCTGCCACTCTGAACCTGTAGGTGGCGCCGGGGGTCAGCGGCTGCTGCTTCCGGTCCCCATAGTCCTGCACATCAGCTGGTTTAACCTGGATCCATTACATTAGCTAATCAATACCCGGTATTGAGTAGAGATATCATACAGACATATCTAATCAATACTTGCTCTttgaatgctttaaaaaaatactttttccgACAATACATCAATATACCATACATTAAATTCtatagaaacaagtaataggtttattccatgctgaaaaaaagaaaaaagagaacacaacgtttcggccgtggagccttctgccgaaacgttgtgttctctttcttctttttttcagcatggaataaacctattacttgttcctttgcagcctacgcatgctgacgcagctacccacctgaacatttaATTCTATAGCTGAACAAAGTTTGAAGTTCCAAATCCAAAATATACTTCGCATTAGCAACAACTAAGCACACATATCTCTATCCATTATGAACAACCCAGACTGACTACTCCCTCCTCAGTCCTGCCAGGTCAGGCTCTGAATACCGAGTTCAGAGCTGGGAGGACGGACAGGACAGAGTACAGACTTTAGCTGGTGGAGCAGTGAACCGCACGTGCCTACAGATATTACCAGAGGATTAGGGATTTTCAAACTGCACTCAGGATGGGTACAATTAAACAGTAAAACACATGCCCACTGGTCATCTAGGACAATTCCACTCTGAACCCGTCGTCAGTGGTGGATACAGTGCTGGATTAttaacagctttttttaaaaccactgtCTTCCAGCACAAACCAATGTGGCTGTACAAAGGAAATGCTACTTACTGGCCCCTGGGCGCCCCCTGGTGGCGGCAGGTAGTAGTGCGTCACCTCTGAGAAGAGCGTTTTGAAAATTCCCACATCGTACCACTGGGGAGGGTCTGCCCTTTCTTCTGCGGGCTCCTGCGGCGAGAGAGATCAGGACCGCTGTAAAAATCCAGCGGCTCAGAGAGGAAgagcacagaaaacagcaccGCCGGCAGCAGGCAGGCAAACAGCAGCTCAGCTCACCATGTCTGCGGCGCCGTTGGCAGTAGGCAAGGGGGACGCTGGGGCTGGGGAAGACTCTCGCTCTGGAAGAACTGCAAGAATGTTTGTCATTAACCAGCAGCAACACAAAAAAGTCACCCGTCATCCGCAGTCTCGCACGGTTGTTACTAATTCATTTTGATGACGCTTTCATTCGAAGCGGCCCCGCTAGCCAGGCAGAGTGACGATGCACTCCCAGCGGGACGGCGGCAGTGTCCCACCCAGGACCTGCGCTCTGCTCCCGGAAAACACCCCGGCACCCTGCCCTCGCCGACGGCCGTCACAGCGAGCTGTCTAACCGCgcggcgcacacacacacaccgcccTTCTACCGCCCACCCCTCACCGGACCTCAGACTCGGCACGGCGCcgcaggacaccagcccctaaCGAGCTCCGACTCCCGCCGAGGACGCCTCCCCCGGTCTCCCCGGCGTCTCCCCGCGGCCGTGGGGCAGCCAGCAGCTCGCCGGGCACGGCCGCGTGGACTCACGAGCACGGCGCCCTGGAACAACGGAGCGACCGCTTACAGATGGCGGCGGGCAGCCGGGTGCCGGCGGGCCTGTTGTCGTCCGTCCGGTGCGCCAGGTGGGCTCCCTCCGGAGGGGCGGCCTCCTGGAATTCACAGAGAGCGGCGTCACTCCGGCGGGGCTCTGCCACAGCTTGGCTACTCAGCAGAGGACGACGAAGACCCCCGACGAGGGCTGGGCGGGTCTGGAATAAGCTACCCGGCCCTACAGACCGAGCAACGCGCTACTCATCACCGAGGCTGAATGCCCCCTCGGCGGTCACCTCTGTTAGGCTCTTGAATTAAACACACCGAAGAAAGACTGAAAGGACAGCCCACTGCCCCCTGAGTAAGACTGAAGACTCCACAAATCCCCCCAGCAGAGCAGGAAGACGTGAAAGGCTCACGTCTTCGACCAGGACACTGCAGGAACACGCGGCTGACCAGGCCTGCTGCGGGCTCCAGCCTCAGAGCTGGGTTCTCCAGCACATGAGGGAACCCTTTACTGGTTCCATGGCAGCGATTCCAGGAGCTGGCCTGcagcccctcctggaccagAGGCAGCTCCCGTGTCAAAACCCGCCGCCCCATGGGGGCATGAGACTCACCAGGCGCGCGCGAGGACTCGCGTCTCCCAGGGGCCTCTCGCCGGGGGCCCGGCCGCTGCCTGAGTCCGGGGCGGCCGGCGGTCCTGCACAACCCGAGCAGAAACCCCAACGTCAGACCTGCAGCCCGTCACACACCCCCTGTGCCGCGCCACCGAGAACGAAACCCCCCGAGCTCCCGCTGCTCGAGACCCAGCTGGTCCTGGATGACACGCGGACACGTTTATTCCCCAGACCCACAGGGGAGTTTCTGTCTGGTAGTCAATGATTTCAGACCAAAGTCAAAGGCGGTTTGCGTTTCGTTTTACCTTATGTTTCAGATAAAAGTGCGAGCGCTCGAGAAGTATCGAACCGCTCTGCTTCTCTAAAGAAGCGACTCCAGGgcggtgcatttaaaactgagggcGGGAAAGCCGTCCGCATGCAAAGCACTGTGGGAGCCTGGAACGAGACAGACGCCCAGCTGTGCTGTAGCCAGCCGCCTCCAGTCTGTGAGCACACGGACGCTCGCACACTCACCTGAAGGGGGCGCCTCGGACGAAGGCTGCTGCTGCTTTGGGCCGGGGGAGGGGGCCGGTCCCGCGCAAAGAGGCTGCAGCTGGAGCAGGTAGGCCTCTGCCGCAGGGAGGGGCCGCCAGGCCACGTGCAGCGTGTTGATGGTGGCCTTCACCAGCAGCACCGCCGACGGGGTGGAGGGCTTCTCTGCAGGCAGATGGGACAGCGGGCCGTTTGCGAAGGAAATCACACGCGATGCATCACCCCCTCCCTGCTCCCGCACTGCTGAACGTCAACATCAGCCGGCGTCGACACCCCTGAACCAAAGCAAGAGGCAGGCGTTTCCCCCTCCTGCTCGCTGGGCTGACAGCAGCGGATGATCCAGGACTGTCTCGAGAGCTCCTGCACAAAGACGGACTCTCCATCTATCTTGAGTGAGAACTGTACACACGTTTGCACGGTGCAAAGCAATGCTCTGAGCGTTAACAacatgtgtgtgcgtgtgacAAATCCCGCAGCTGTGTTGTTAAAGACGGCCCATCAGGAAAATATTGAATCAGCACTCCTCCTCGCAGACAACTTCTTAACAATACATGATTAGACAGGCGGAAGAAACAATTGTATGAGATCCTTTCCATATTCTTAATACTGCATACCAACTTCTTCCCTGTGTAgatctcacagacacacatattAACTTGTTCCCAGCAATTAATACAATTCAACAGCAAGGGTAAACGCAACTGGATCAGTACTGACTGTGTTTGTAACTAACTACGTTGTGACTCTGTTGTAAAGAATTATGAATGTAAGGTTTTGTGATGTATTCAATGTGTGACAGTGTAAGTTCTCCCCTTGGGGACACAGTTCAATCCTGAGGTCTACCCGCTACATGCAACCACGAGGAGCAGATGGGCTGGCCGGTCACCTCTCTGCTGCGACATTATGCTGAACGGCTCCAGACCCTCGAGACCCCCCAGCTGGCCGGCATGGCTCACCCGTCTCCAGGTACCACAGGTCCTTGCAGCACACCTGGGAGTTCCAGGCCTTCCGGTAGCCGTCCCGGCCGCTCCAGATGTAGAGGCGCGAGCCGATGGTGGCGGCGCAGTGCCCTGCCCTGGGCCTGGGGCCACTGCCAGCTCCTTTCCCCTCCTCCTGGCCGTCTTCGTTGGACACCAGGCAGCTCCAGGTCATGGAGTCTGCGGGGAGAGTGCCGGCTCACATCAGAGGGGTCTGGGCTAGGTACCGGGCATCGC is part of the Lepisosteus oculatus isolate fLepOcu1 chromosome 7, fLepOcu1.hap2, whole genome shotgun sequence genome and encodes:
- the hcfc2 gene encoding host cell factor 2 isoform X1, which codes for MSPRPPAERESGGTMASQGPLWRKVQSFSGPVPRSRHGHRAVAIRELLIVFGGGNEGIAEELHVYNTVSKQWFLPAVRGDIPPGCAAHGFVCEGTRILVFGGMVEFGKYSNSLYELQASRWLWKKLKPRPPRNAAPPCPRLGHSFTLFGNKCYLFGGLANDSEDPNSNVPRYLNDFFELELQAVSGVKGWSVPETRGAAPSARESHTAVVYNTKSSAPPRLYIFGGMRGCRLGDLWQLDLETMTWSQPDTRGPAPAPRSLHSANVIGNRMFVFGGWIPVLRSEDKPSSLGAEWTCTNSMSALNLDSMTWSCLVSNEDGQEEGKGAGSGPRPRAGHCAATIGSRLYIWSGRDGYRKAWNSQVCCKDLWYLETEKPSTPSAVLLVKATINTLHVAWRPLPAAEAYLLQLQPLCAGPAPSPGPKQQQPSSEAPPSGPPAAPDSGSGRAPGERPLGDASPRARLEAAPPEGAHLAHRTDDNRPAGTRLPAAIFLPERESSPAPASPLPTANGAADMEPAEERADPPQWYDVGIFKTLFSEVTHYYLPPPGGAQGPVKPADVQDYGDRKQQPLTPGATYRFRVAGINSCGQGGYSPVSEYKTCQPGFPGAPSSVKITKAADSVHITWEPPSSPSGRILEYSMYLAVRKSRASSPGPLAFIRIYRGTKTFCTVSSSHLSNAHIDCTSRPAVVFRIAAKNEQGYGPATQIRWLQDTYKQKVPQPETCEKHGLMMPDSACSEKTKTET
- the hcfc2 gene encoding host cell factor 2 isoform X2 is translated as MSPRPPAERESGGTMASQGPLWRKVQSFSGPVPRSRHGHRAVAIRELLIVFGGGNEGIAEELHVYNTVSKQWFLPAVRGDIPPGCAAHGFVCEGTRILVFGGMVEFGKYSNSLYELQASRWLWKKLKPRPPRNAAPPCPRLGHSFTLFGNKCYLFGGLANDSEDPNSNVPRYLNDFFELELQAVSGVKGWSVPETRGAAPSARESHTAVVYNTKSSAPPRLYIFGGMRGCRLGDLWQLDLETMTWSQPDTRGPAPAPRSLHSANVIGNRMFVFGGWIPVLRSEDKPSSLGAEWTCTNSMSALNLDSMTWSCLVSNEDGQEEGKGAGSGPRPRAGHCAATIGSRLYIWSGRDGYRKAWNSQVCCKDLWYLETEKPSTPSAVLLVKATINTLHVAWRPLPAAEAYLLQLQPLCAGPAPSPGPKQQQPSSEAPPSVLPERESSPAPASPLPTANGAADMEPAEERADPPQWYDVGIFKTLFSEVTHYYLPPPGGAQGPVKPADVQDYGDRKQQPLTPGATYRFRVAGINSCGQGGYSPVSEYKTCQPGFPGAPSSVKITKAADSVHITWEPPSSPSGRILEYSMYLAVRKSRASSPGPLAFIRIYRGTKTFCTVSSSHLSNAHIDCTSRPAVVFRIAAKNEQGYGPATQIRWLQDTYKQKVPQPETCEKHGLMMPDSACSEKTKTET